One Prosthecobacter dejongeii DNA window includes the following coding sequences:
- a CDS encoding Gfo/Idh/MocA family protein → MKRWRIAGINFEHFHMGDLLRQTFDHPSAEIVGICDEEVTRMAGVADRFGLNVEQVFTDYRQCLEVTQPDIVILCPAASRHGEWVEKVAPFGTHILMEKPFAASLAEADAMVAAMKPTGKLLAVNWPLVWDAGQQTAHRLIQEGLIGEVREFHHHGGNRGPLYHGADKTEHEPSAAEKAASWFYSREQGGGSLLDYMGYGATLGTWHLGSRVPLEVTCTWDHPNGLEVDEHSVTVIRYSTGLSKTETRWGTFTDPWTYQPQPKCGFVLKGSAGTISCYDYEKTLRVQTLSRPEGFEVPVDALVAPNRNPIEHLIHSLETGSPLIGPLTLEISRIGQQIVDTAYQSAVQKRTLPLLG, encoded by the coding sequence ATGAAACGCTGGCGCATCGCAGGAATTAATTTTGAACACTTTCACATGGGCGACCTGTTGCGGCAGACGTTCGATCATCCATCCGCCGAAATTGTCGGTATTTGTGATGAAGAAGTGACACGGATGGCGGGGGTGGCTGATCGTTTTGGTCTAAATGTTGAACAGGTTTTTACGGACTACCGACAGTGCCTGGAAGTGACCCAGCCAGACATCGTGATCCTTTGTCCAGCGGCTTCCAGGCATGGAGAATGGGTGGAAAAAGTGGCCCCCTTCGGCACTCACATCTTGATGGAAAAGCCTTTCGCGGCCTCTTTGGCCGAGGCCGATGCAATGGTGGCCGCCATGAAACCGACGGGTAAGCTTCTGGCCGTGAACTGGCCTCTAGTCTGGGATGCTGGGCAGCAAACCGCGCATCGTCTGATTCAAGAAGGCCTGATCGGCGAAGTGCGTGAGTTTCATCATCATGGCGGAAATCGTGGTCCTTTATATCATGGGGCGGATAAGACAGAGCACGAGCCTTCCGCCGCTGAAAAAGCAGCCAGTTGGTTTTACAGTCGGGAGCAGGGCGGGGGCTCTCTCCTCGACTACATGGGCTACGGTGCAACTCTGGGCACCTGGCACCTAGGCAGCCGAGTGCCACTGGAGGTGACCTGTACCTGGGACCATCCCAATGGCCTGGAGGTGGATGAGCACAGTGTGACGGTGATCCGTTATTCCACGGGCTTGAGTAAAACGGAGACTCGCTGGGGCACATTCACAGATCCCTGGACCTACCAACCCCAGCCTAAGTGCGGTTTTGTTTTGAAAGGTTCCGCCGGGACGATTTCTTGTTATGACTACGAGAAAACACTGCGAGTGCAGACCCTGTCCCGTCCTGAAGGTTTTGAAGTGCCTGTGGATGCCCTTGTGGCTCCCAATCGAAACCCCATTGAGCATCTGATTCATTCCTTGGAGACAGGTTCTCCGCTCATCGGCCCGCTGACCCTGGAGATCAGCCGGATCGGGCAGCAGATCGTGGACACAGCTTATCAAAGTGCGGTGCAAAAACGCACCCTACCTCTGCTGGGTTGA
- the lpxA gene encoding acyl-ACP--UDP-N-acetylglucosamine O-acyltransferase produces MIHPTALIHPAAEIDPTADIGPYVIVDGPAKIGPNCRIEAHAQIVGRVEMGAKTVIGRAAIIGGDPQDLGFKPETETGVILGVGNVIREHVTIHRASKAGGFTRLGDGNFLMAGAHLAHDVVLGDKNILANACLLAGHITVGSNTFIGGGAVFHQFIRIGDYCVIQGNGSFGKDIPHFCAAHRINRLMGLNVIGLRRQGFSSEQRAAIKEMFKCLFLSGENLSQAVATARQQEWPVAAQRLLDFVAMPSKRGICAVRQGGAGEE; encoded by the coding sequence ATGATCCACCCGACTGCGCTGATCCACCCTGCTGCTGAAATTGACCCAACTGCGGACATCGGCCCCTATGTGATTGTGGATGGCCCGGCCAAAATTGGCCCAAACTGCCGGATTGAGGCGCATGCTCAGATTGTAGGCCGGGTGGAAATGGGGGCCAAAACGGTCATCGGCCGTGCTGCAATCATCGGTGGAGATCCTCAAGACCTGGGGTTCAAACCCGAAACGGAAACCGGGGTCATCCTGGGCGTGGGCAACGTCATCCGGGAGCATGTGACCATTCACCGTGCCAGTAAGGCGGGTGGATTCACTCGTCTAGGAGATGGCAATTTTCTGATGGCGGGAGCACACTTGGCTCACGACGTGGTGTTAGGAGACAAAAATATCTTGGCGAATGCCTGCCTGCTCGCTGGGCACATCACGGTGGGGAGCAATACCTTCATCGGAGGTGGGGCCGTGTTTCACCAGTTCATTCGTATCGGCGACTACTGTGTCATCCAGGGCAATGGCAGTTTTGGGAAAGACATTCCCCACTTTTGCGCCGCGCACCGGATCAATCGGCTCATGGGATTGAATGTGATCGGATTGCGCCGTCAAGGTTTCAGTTCAGAGCAGCGGGCGGCCATCAAAGAGATGTTCAAATGCCTATTCTTATCTGGCGAAAATCTTTCGCAGGCCGTCGCCACCGCCCGTCAGCAGGAATGGCCTGTGGCAGCTCAGCGTTTGCTGGACTTTGTTGCGATGCCGAGTAAGCGCGGCATCTGCGCTGTACGCCAGGGAGGGGCAGGGGAGGAATGA
- a CDS encoding LPS-assembly protein LptD, protein MTFSRLCVVLGFAALMVAPGLRAQALLDSLTSNLNIEGLDTTYDPETGLATAKGDVRISYTDVEIRCGTASYNATTGEIIARDGVVIWKAGTTYRGENIIYNANSGELSGDGVRSSMPMEMGTFFYETDKFETETKLIQKLEGGDTYFTTHDIQNPNFRLRARKITIYPGDRVVMRNVTVIAGDTPVFYFPYISQPLAEEVGYRFTPGFQSRWGAFLLAQYGVIHGDHTLAKYRLDLRSSRGVGVGADFLSLRHKDNRKNFGNLKLYYLRDSDPGNNRTGETRGPVGEDRYRINFQHRIYLPGPEKSTWYLDFDINKVSDAHFYEDFFFNDFRETPEPDNQVSLVHTDPSYVATLMTRFQANDFYTVGTRLPELAIDWTRRPLWNTGIYHQGTFSAGILKDELGDEEERDFANLVRDGRIELNGGATMSPDNFRRYQSLLGLDANSPLSAADLSRGIDLFAAQLEGAGFARVHTYQELLYPKTFFGWLNVVPRIGGGLTHYSNIDGASPEMSDETKAIFHAGLDVSFKLTKTWNDFSKPEWGLDGLRHVLQPYVNVSYLDASQPEGFPSIDRLSPTTRPRSLDVPLYTAVDDLRSWNIARIGMRNLLQTKRDYTSTNNGNFYSASTEDTQTYTWAGLNTYVDVFMKDPEFDRSMSNLYNELFWRPVPWVNFWMDAQIPLESGEGSFSELNQGVTFMPARNMQLTLGHQYVSDSPFFADSSLVFSRIYARLTDNWGFSMNHIFEMDDGTMEFQSYSVTRDLSSWVASVGAMVRDNRDGLSDFGILFSLTLKDFPQLSIPLDIDPNPSGRGGNQ, encoded by the coding sequence ATGACATTCTCCCGACTGTGCGTCGTTCTCGGCTTTGCAGCTCTGATGGTCGCTCCTGGCTTACGAGCCCAGGCTCTGCTCGACTCTCTGACGAGCAATCTTAACATCGAGGGCCTAGATACCACCTATGACCCTGAAACCGGGCTGGCTACGGCCAAGGGCGATGTCCGAATCAGTTACACAGACGTCGAAATCCGTTGTGGCACAGCCAGTTACAATGCCACTACGGGTGAAATCATTGCGCGTGATGGCGTGGTGATCTGGAAGGCTGGGACGACTTATCGCGGTGAAAACATCATCTATAACGCTAACTCTGGCGAACTCAGTGGCGATGGCGTGCGCAGCTCCATGCCGATGGAAATGGGCACCTTCTTTTATGAAACGGATAAGTTTGAGACGGAAACGAAGCTGATCCAGAAGCTGGAAGGGGGAGATACCTACTTCACCACTCACGATATTCAGAACCCGAACTTCCGCCTTCGTGCCCGCAAGATCACCATTTATCCTGGGGATCGTGTGGTGATGCGGAATGTCACCGTCATCGCTGGTGACACACCCGTGTTCTACTTCCCGTATATTTCTCAGCCTTTGGCTGAAGAAGTGGGGTACCGTTTCACTCCGGGTTTCCAAAGCCGCTGGGGAGCTTTTTTGTTGGCTCAATATGGCGTCATCCATGGAGACCACACCCTGGCTAAATATCGCTTGGACCTTCGTTCCTCTCGCGGTGTGGGTGTTGGGGCAGATTTCCTTTCTCTGCGTCACAAGGACAACCGCAAAAACTTTGGCAACCTGAAGTTGTATTACCTGCGTGATTCGGACCCTGGAAATAATCGCACCGGGGAGACTCGCGGCCCCGTGGGTGAAGATCGCTACCGGATCAATTTCCAGCATCGCATTTATTTGCCGGGTCCGGAGAAGAGCACTTGGTACCTGGATTTCGACATCAACAAAGTCTCAGATGCGCATTTCTACGAAGACTTCTTTTTCAATGACTTCCGCGAGACTCCGGAGCCGGACAATCAGGTCTCCCTCGTCCACACGGACCCTTCTTATGTCGCCACCCTGATGACCCGTTTTCAGGCAAACGATTTTTACACCGTTGGTACAAGGCTGCCGGAATTGGCCATCGACTGGACCCGCCGTCCGCTGTGGAATACGGGGATTTATCATCAGGGAACTTTCAGCGCAGGGATTCTCAAGGATGAACTCGGCGATGAAGAAGAGCGCGATTTTGCCAACCTCGTGCGTGATGGGCGGATCGAACTCAATGGCGGTGCCACAATGAGCCCAGACAATTTCCGCCGTTACCAGTCTTTACTGGGGCTAGATGCCAACTCACCTTTGAGCGCAGCGGATCTGAGCCGGGGTATTGACCTGTTTGCTGCTCAGCTTGAAGGCGCGGGTTTCGCCCGTGTTCACACTTACCAGGAGTTGCTTTATCCGAAGACTTTCTTCGGCTGGTTGAATGTCGTGCCACGCATTGGCGGTGGTCTCACTCACTACTCGAATATTGATGGTGCTTCGCCAGAAATGTCTGACGAAACCAAGGCCATTTTCCACGCTGGGCTGGATGTCTCTTTCAAGCTGACGAAGACCTGGAACGATTTTTCCAAGCCTGAGTGGGGCCTGGATGGCTTGCGCCATGTGTTGCAGCCTTATGTGAATGTCTCCTATCTAGATGCCTCCCAGCCAGAGGGATTCCCATCCATTGATCGCCTGTCGCCGACGACACGTCCGCGTTCGCTGGATGTGCCGCTCTACACTGCTGTGGATGACCTGCGCTCTTGGAACATCGCCCGCATCGGGATGCGGAATCTTTTGCAGACAAAGCGTGACTACACCTCCACCAACAACGGAAACTTTTACTCTGCCTCGACTGAAGACACACAGACTTACACATGGGCGGGTTTGAATACCTATGTGGACGTGTTCATGAAAGATCCTGAGTTTGATCGCAGCATGTCCAACCTCTACAATGAACTCTTCTGGCGCCCTGTGCCGTGGGTCAATTTCTGGATGGATGCCCAAATTCCGCTGGAGAGTGGTGAGGGCAGCTTCTCTGAACTGAACCAAGGCGTCACGTTCATGCCCGCTCGGAACATGCAGCTCACCCTGGGCCACCAGTATGTGAGTGATAGCCCGTTCTTTGCAGATTCCAGCTTGGTGTTCTCCCGCATCTACGCCCGCCTGACAGACAATTGGGGCTTCTCCATGAACCACATTTTTGAAATGGACGACGGCACCATGGAGTTTCAAAGCTACAGCGTGACGCGTGATCTCTCCAGTTGGGTGGCTTCCGTCGGTGCCATGGTGCGAGATAACCGGGATGGTCTTTCGGACTTTGGTATCTTGTTTTCTTTGACCCTGAAGGATTTTCCTCAGCTCAGCATCCCGCTGGACATCGATCCAAATCCTTCGGGTCGCGGCGGCAACCAGTAG
- a CDS encoding UDP-glucose dehydrogenase family protein, translated as MKLTIIGSGYVGLTTGACFAEAGHHVVCVDNDEAKVASLLAGEIPIFEPGLEALVKKNVSAKRLRFTSSTEEGVDHGEVLFIAVPTPPQADGSVDLSFMEKVAREIAQYLTSYRVIVDKSTVPVKTGERVAHTIRRHAKPGVEFDVVSNPEFLREGSAVADLMKPDRIVIGGNSDRALALMQKIYEPFMAPVLVTDINSAELIKHAANSFLALKISYINALAEICEISGADVLKVAEGIGADKRIGRSFLNAGLGYGGSCFPKDIAAFIAISEQLGLPFNLLKEVQSINNRQIDRFLDAIREALWVLKDKKIAVWGLSFKPNTDDVRCSVAVTLVERLVAEGALVSAYDPKAMEKARELPFASKIQLSASALEAAQGAEVLVIATEWPEFASVDLAALREAMHTPLIFDGRNLLDPAAVRDFGFQYRGIGRGVVAERG; from the coding sequence ATGAAGCTTACCATCATCGGTTCCGGTTACGTCGGACTTACCACAGGGGCCTGCTTTGCCGAAGCGGGGCACCACGTGGTGTGTGTGGACAATGACGAGGCCAAGGTGGCCTCCCTGCTTGCCGGTGAGATCCCCATCTTCGAACCCGGGCTGGAGGCACTGGTGAAGAAGAATGTCTCGGCCAAGCGGCTGCGCTTTACCTCCTCGACGGAAGAAGGCGTGGATCATGGCGAGGTGCTTTTCATCGCTGTACCGACTCCGCCGCAGGCGGATGGAAGTGTGGACCTGAGCTTCATGGAGAAGGTGGCGCGGGAGATCGCGCAGTACCTGACGAGCTATCGTGTGATTGTGGATAAAAGCACGGTGCCTGTCAAAACGGGGGAAAGGGTGGCACACACCATCCGTCGCCATGCCAAGCCTGGGGTGGAATTCGACGTGGTGAGCAACCCCGAATTTCTTCGAGAAGGCAGCGCTGTTGCAGATCTCATGAAGCCAGACCGCATCGTCATCGGTGGCAATAGTGATCGGGCACTGGCGCTCATGCAGAAGATCTATGAGCCTTTCATGGCCCCAGTGCTGGTGACGGATATCAACAGCGCGGAGTTGATCAAGCACGCGGCCAATAGCTTCCTGGCCCTCAAAATCAGCTACATCAATGCTCTGGCAGAAATCTGTGAGATCAGCGGGGCGGATGTTTTGAAAGTCGCCGAGGGCATCGGTGCGGACAAGCGCATCGGGCGCAGTTTCCTCAATGCGGGACTGGGGTACGGTGGCTCTTGTTTCCCTAAAGACATCGCCGCTTTTATCGCCATCAGCGAACAGTTGGGCCTCCCTTTCAATCTTCTCAAAGAAGTACAGAGCATCAATAATCGGCAAATTGACCGTTTTTTAGATGCTATTCGTGAAGCCCTCTGGGTGCTGAAGGATAAAAAGATCGCGGTTTGGGGACTGAGCTTCAAACCCAACACGGATGATGTGCGCTGCTCAGTCGCGGTGACTTTGGTCGAACGCCTGGTAGCCGAAGGTGCCTTGGTGAGTGCCTATGATCCGAAAGCGATGGAAAAGGCCCGTGAGCTGCCTTTTGCTTCGAAAATTCAACTGTCCGCCAGCGCGCTGGAGGCTGCGCAGGGCGCCGAGGTCCTGGTGATCGCTACCGAGTGGCCTGAATTCGCCTCGGTGGACCTGGCTGCCCTGCGTGAGGCCATGCACACGCCCTTGATATTTGACGGACGCAATCTGCTAGATCCTGCCGCGGTTCGTGATTTTGGCTTCCAATATCGTGGTATTGGCCGTGGTGTGGTGGCTGAGCGTGGCTAG
- the rsmB gene encoding 16S rRNA (cytosine(967)-C(5))-methyltransferase RsmB, giving the protein MTVDSIDLFPLTPLKTSHSSSPSTSVRNHALDVLTDWQKSGRFATELLDERVRRAVLSPPNAAFLHDIVFTTLRNISLLDFWADQLTDGKHLDHRTRWLLRIGLCQLLLLGVPSHAAVNETVAAAGRSGALVNAVLRRAGREEAKLHAMVEAQPLAVRYSHPEFMVRRWIKIMGKAKAEALCQWNQEPPHTYVRLNALNEEAAERLAKMPELTDVGEGFYQCETAPREALKHGLCYAQDPSTAHAPRMLAPKPGEMVLDACAAPGGKTALLAEIMCNEGRIFACDSSPVRLTRLRENLTRLKVRIAQVHAFDLLGDAPPPFGDVLFDRILLDVPCSNSGVMRRRIDVRWRLQEEEFAVLAETQRRIVASALRFLKPGGSLVYSTCSIDPEENQGVIKAILEAHPELEMIESRLIFPPKEQTDGAFAARLVKKA; this is encoded by the coding sequence GTGACCGTTGACTCGATTGATCTTTTCCCTCTGACTCCGCTGAAAACCTCTCATTCATCTTCCCCTTCGACCAGCGTTCGTAACCATGCGCTGGATGTCCTTACTGATTGGCAAAAATCTGGGCGTTTCGCGACCGAGCTTCTCGACGAACGCGTGCGCCGTGCTGTCCTTTCTCCGCCGAATGCGGCCTTTCTGCATGACATCGTCTTCACCACGCTGCGGAATATCAGCTTGTTGGATTTTTGGGCGGATCAACTCACCGACGGTAAGCATTTAGACCATCGCACTCGTTGGCTGCTACGCATCGGACTGTGCCAGCTTCTTTTGCTCGGCGTTCCCTCTCATGCTGCCGTGAATGAAACTGTGGCCGCTGCGGGCCGCTCTGGTGCGCTGGTGAATGCGGTGCTGCGCCGCGCTGGCCGTGAAGAGGCGAAGTTGCATGCCATGGTGGAGGCGCAGCCCTTGGCTGTGCGCTACTCCCACCCTGAGTTCATGGTGCGGCGCTGGATCAAGATCATGGGTAAGGCCAAGGCGGAAGCGCTCTGCCAGTGGAACCAAGAGCCGCCACACACCTACGTGCGGCTGAATGCTCTGAACGAAGAGGCCGCAGAACGGCTGGCCAAGATGCCTGAACTGACGGACGTTGGGGAAGGATTTTACCAGTGTGAAACGGCCCCTCGTGAAGCACTGAAGCATGGACTTTGCTATGCCCAAGATCCCAGCACGGCCCATGCCCCGCGCATGCTAGCACCCAAGCCAGGTGAAATGGTGCTGGATGCCTGCGCTGCCCCCGGCGGCAAGACGGCTTTACTGGCTGAGATCATGTGCAATGAAGGACGTATTTTTGCTTGTGATTCCTCACCCGTACGGTTGACGAGATTGCGTGAAAACCTCACTCGGCTCAAGGTACGCATCGCCCAGGTGCATGCATTTGATCTTTTGGGGGATGCCCCACCTCCTTTTGGAGATGTTTTGTTTGATCGTATCCTGCTGGACGTGCCTTGCTCAAATTCCGGCGTGATGCGTCGCCGCATTGATGTGCGCTGGCGTTTGCAGGAAGAGGAATTTGCCGTGCTGGCAGAAACTCAGCGTCGCATCGTGGCGTCCGCACTGCGCTTTTTAAAGCCGGGTGGTTCACTGGTTTACAGCACATGCAGCATTGATCCAGAGGAGAACCAGGGGGTGATCAAGGCCATCCTGGAAGCCCATCCAGAACTCGAAATGATCGAGAGCCGTCTCATTTTCCCGCCGAAGGAGCAGACTGATGGAGCCTTTGCGGCGCGACTTGTGAAGAAGGCATGA
- a CDS encoding RNA-binding S4 domain-containing protein, whose translation MSEAGQTQRTDKWLHHVRIFKTRSLATAACTKGQVTFDGHPVKPARDLHVGDVLEVVRGDLRLRLRVLAFAPRRLSASQVPEFYDNQTPIEWIQKAAELRRQKELETPHAHEMVTKPNKQQLRQLREWQEQNHSM comes from the coding sequence ATGAGTGAGGCCGGACAGACTCAGCGGACAGATAAATGGCTGCACCATGTGCGCATTTTCAAGACGCGCAGTCTTGCCACAGCAGCCTGCACGAAAGGCCAAGTGACTTTCGACGGACATCCCGTGAAGCCGGCGCGTGATTTGCATGTGGGAGATGTGCTCGAAGTGGTGCGCGGAGATTTACGCCTGCGCCTACGGGTTCTGGCATTTGCCCCCCGGCGTCTCAGCGCTTCACAGGTGCCGGAATTCTACGATAACCAAACACCTATCGAGTGGATCCAAAAAGCGGCTGAACTGCGTCGCCAAAAAGAACTGGAGACACCCCATGCCCATGAGATGGTGACCAAGCCGAATAAACAGCAGCTACGCCAGTTGCGTGAGTGGCAGGAGCAAAATCACTCCATGTAG
- a CDS encoding beta strand repeat-containing protein — protein MNASYNSVLEQLEPRLAPAGVIAVSVNAGGTLVLGTVPGLDGDERVTIEGLSDGTYRLTPDAGVQLRIGGLNFNTPQIISGVTAGLTANLGAGDDAVTLNNAFFAKAVSINLGNGTNGFTMTDSNIGGAFSYTGGEGGDGVIFSGNFATVGGIATIKLGGGADDVTGTADRLNFGLGLTIDGGGGDDEVRLANSDGDDLAILGNFTFVGGAGDDVLSFGFANAGVLISGALKLTDVTGNESVLFAGSRVDVGALSLAAGSGNNTLLSTVTDFLVAKTLQWTSGSGTDDVDFNGSHLRVGGAVSISVGTGGGDAELTPLNSLYVGGTVMVSGSGANRDLDVNASEVFIGGKVTLAAGVGDGSARIFALNGMFLGGGANLTCGAGDTNLTISGNFRLVSNGSLTLTNGGGLGGTSVFIGGTSTASTINGAVTLKGGAFVSLEMMGTISGAVNLSTASLSAASNITIDCFTVGTLHIGGAVKLSTPTLAGQTGSIRINSAIFDNTLTVMGGAGVETLTINNSVVNKAFTASLGAGNDLFSLEQVNSAGASNYRGAVMLKGGAGTDTFLLGGAGANFAINFGQKVTVDGGTENDALTTGASVTFAPGLPLMTVSVP, from the coding sequence ATGAATGCTTCCTATAACTCTGTGCTTGAGCAGCTTGAACCCCGCTTGGCTCCTGCGGGAGTGATTGCGGTCTCGGTGAATGCTGGGGGGACACTGGTGCTGGGAACGGTACCAGGGCTGGATGGGGATGAGCGGGTGACCATCGAGGGACTGTCAGATGGGACTTACCGGCTGACACCGGATGCGGGCGTGCAGTTGCGCATCGGCGGGCTGAATTTTAATACGCCTCAGATCATCTCGGGCGTGACAGCGGGCCTGACGGCAAACCTGGGTGCTGGGGATGATGCGGTGACGCTGAATAATGCGTTTTTCGCGAAGGCGGTGAGCATCAATCTGGGGAACGGGACCAATGGTTTTACCATGACGGACAGCAACATTGGCGGGGCCTTCAGTTACACCGGGGGAGAGGGCGGAGATGGGGTGATCTTTAGTGGGAATTTTGCCACGGTGGGTGGTATAGCAACGATCAAGCTGGGTGGTGGGGCAGATGATGTCACGGGCACGGCAGATCGGCTGAATTTTGGGCTGGGACTGACGATCGATGGAGGTGGCGGGGATGATGAAGTGCGGCTGGCGAACTCGGACGGGGATGACCTCGCCATTTTAGGCAACTTCACGTTTGTCGGCGGGGCAGGGGATGATGTTTTGAGCTTTGGGTTTGCCAATGCTGGGGTGTTGATCAGCGGTGCGCTGAAGCTGACGGATGTTACGGGAAATGAGTCGGTGCTGTTTGCGGGCAGCCGTGTGGATGTGGGGGCGCTGTCCTTAGCGGCAGGCAGTGGGAACAATACCCTGCTCAGCACGGTGACGGATTTCCTGGTGGCGAAGACGCTGCAATGGACGAGCGGCAGCGGGACGGATGATGTGGACTTTAACGGAAGCCATCTGCGGGTGGGCGGTGCGGTGAGCATTTCTGTGGGCACGGGAGGTGGGGATGCCGAGCTGACCCCGCTGAACTCGCTCTATGTGGGAGGAACCGTGATGGTCTCTGGATCTGGAGCAAACCGTGATTTGGATGTGAACGCCAGCGAGGTGTTCATTGGCGGCAAAGTGACGCTGGCGGCGGGCGTGGGGGATGGCAGCGCGCGTATTTTTGCCCTCAACGGGATGTTCTTGGGCGGCGGGGCGAACCTGACCTGCGGTGCAGGGGACACAAACCTAACCATCAGCGGCAATTTTCGTCTGGTGAGCAACGGCAGCCTGACACTGACAAATGGAGGGGGGCTGGGAGGGACGTCGGTTTTTATTGGCGGGACAAGCACTGCCTCCACGATCAATGGGGCGGTCACTCTCAAAGGGGGAGCGTTTGTGAGCCTGGAAATGATGGGGACGATCTCGGGTGCGGTGAATTTGAGCACGGCTTCTTTGTCGGCTGCCTCCAATATCACGATTGACTGTTTTACGGTCGGGACGCTGCACATTGGTGGGGCGGTGAAGCTGAGCACACCGACGCTTGCGGGGCAGACGGGAAGCATTCGCATCAATAGCGCCATTTTTGACAATACGCTGACCGTGATGGGGGGAGCCGGGGTGGAGACGCTGACCATCAACAATTCGGTCGTAAACAAAGCTTTCACGGCAAGCCTGGGGGCTGGGAACGATTTGTTCAGCCTGGAGCAGGTGAATTCGGCGGGTGCATCGAACTACCGAGGGGCGGTGATGCTGAAGGGCGGGGCAGGGACGGATACGTTTTTGCTGGGGGGAGCAGGGGCGAACTTTGCGATCAACTTTGGCCAGAAGGTGACGGTGGATGGGGGGACTGAGAATGATGCGCTGACGACGGGGGCGAGTGTGACCTTTGCACCGGGACTGCCGCTGATGACGGTGAGTGTGCCGTGA
- a CDS encoding D-alanyl-D-alanine carboxypeptidase family protein, whose protein sequence is MQCSPRFSSFSKCVFVTLSLGAVMAVLMPVSASAQAAVLAADSFNRKVHVASQANDKRPVGGLAKIATAMVTLDWAEASKVGVNILATVPAYAPQVAGSNTLGLQPGDRLTLRDLLYATMMTADDMAAITLGDFVGRDHLQRLQRAGDPLNEFVRQMNQLAVREGARNTRFTNPHGFENTRTMPYSTAADMTRLGLYAISRPALRFYTNQRTRDITVYRASGQVSLPLNNTNELLGVSNIDGIKYTATQRSGSCIVVTAERPASVTKQPDGSSLIYRHRMVVTVVGSANAAAEAHALLQQSWAAYDRWLAAGRPITDKRQLLNHF, encoded by the coding sequence ATGCAGTGTTCTCCCCGTTTCAGCAGCTTTTCGAAGTGCGTTTTTGTCACCCTTTCCCTCGGGGCGGTAATGGCCGTCCTGATGCCGGTTTCGGCCTCGGCTCAGGCCGCCGTGCTCGCGGCAGATAGTTTTAACCGCAAGGTGCATGTGGCCAGTCAGGCCAATGACAAACGCCCTGTAGGCGGCTTGGCCAAAATCGCTACGGCGATGGTGACTCTGGATTGGGCTGAAGCTTCAAAAGTGGGGGTGAACATCCTGGCAACGGTGCCTGCGTACGCACCTCAGGTCGCAGGTAGCAATACTTTGGGCTTGCAGCCTGGAGATCGTTTGACCCTGCGAGATCTCCTTTATGCCACGATGATGACGGCGGATGATATGGCTGCAATCACCCTGGGCGATTTTGTCGGCCGTGACCATCTTCAGCGTCTGCAACGTGCAGGCGACCCGCTGAATGAGTTTGTACGTCAGATGAATCAGCTCGCGGTGCGTGAAGGCGCTCGAAACACCCGCTTTACGAACCCCCATGGGTTTGAGAACACCCGCACGATGCCTTACTCCACGGCTGCTGACATGACCCGTCTCGGGCTGTATGCCATCTCCCGCCCAGCACTACGTTTCTACACCAATCAACGCACGCGAGACATCACCGTTTACCGTGCTAGTGGTCAGGTCAGCCTGCCATTAAACAATACCAATGAATTGCTTGGTGTGAGTAACATTGATGGCATCAAATACACGGCCACCCAGCGTTCGGGAAGTTGCATCGTCGTAACGGCTGAACGCCCTGCTTCAGTGACTAAGCAACCCGATGGATCAAGCCTGATTTACCGCCATCGTATGGTCGTGACAGTGGTAGGATCCGCGAATGCTGCGGCAGAAGCTCACGCATTACTCCAGCAAAGCTGGGCCGCGTATGATCGTTGGTTAGCCGCAGGTCGCCCCATCACGGACAAGCGCCAGTTGCTGAATCACTTTTAG